A genome region from Candidatus Binatia bacterium includes the following:
- a CDS encoding glycosyltransferase, translating to MKIALLGPTHPYRGGIAHYTTLLARAFAARHDVAMISFTRLYPGFLFPGATQFDASGEAIAPPVPADRVVDSLLPWTWLRAGRRIRAMAADLLVVPWWHPFFGPSLGTAARAARPRGASAPKRVFLCHNVEPHEAAPGMRALAAYGLGAADGFLVHARSEAKRLERYAGSRPVRVHPHPSYEVFHAGAPDRERARAALEARGRTILFFGYVRPYKGLADLLAALALARPDAWDLLYVVGEFYEPRERYAQALAHPALRGKVRVVDRYVANEEVAAYVAAADVVALPYREATGSGIAQVAFGGGTPVIATRTGGLEEVVEEGVTGLLVPPGDPPALARAIERYFDEGLAPRLREGVAQARGRFTWEALVEALIELGSACR from the coding sequence GTGAAGATCGCGCTCCTCGGCCCGACGCACCCCTATCGCGGCGGCATCGCCCACTACACGACGCTTCTCGCCCGCGCCTTCGCGGCGCGCCATGACGTCGCGATGATTTCGTTCACGCGCCTGTACCCCGGCTTCCTCTTTCCGGGCGCGACGCAGTTCGACGCGAGCGGGGAGGCGATCGCTCCGCCCGTCCCCGCGGATCGCGTCGTGGACAGCCTGCTCCCCTGGACCTGGCTCCGCGCCGGGCGGCGGATCCGCGCGATGGCGGCCGATCTCCTCGTGGTGCCCTGGTGGCACCCCTTCTTCGGTCCCTCGCTCGGAACGGCGGCGCGCGCGGCGCGTCCCCGGGGCGCCTCGGCGCCCAAGCGCGTCTTCCTGTGCCACAACGTGGAGCCGCACGAGGCGGCGCCGGGGATGCGCGCGCTCGCGGCCTACGGACTGGGCGCGGCGGACGGGTTCCTGGTGCACGCGCGCTCCGAGGCGAAGCGGCTGGAGCGCTACGCGGGAAGCCGCCCCGTCCGGGTGCATCCGCATCCCTCGTACGAGGTGTTCCACGCGGGGGCTCCCGACCGCGAGCGGGCGCGCGCCGCGCTGGAGGCGCGCGGGCGGACGATCCTCTTCTTCGGCTACGTGCGCCCGTACAAGGGGCTCGCCGATCTGCTCGCGGCGCTCGCCCTGGCGCGGCCCGACGCCTGGGATCTTCTCTACGTGGTGGGGGAGTTCTACGAGCCGCGCGAGCGCTACGCCCAGGCGCTCGCCCATCCCGCGCTCCGCGGCAAGGTGCGCGTCGTGGACCGCTACGTCGCCAACGAGGAGGTGGCGGCGTACGTGGCCGCGGCGGACGTGGTGGCGCTTCCGTATCGCGAGGCGACCGGATCGGGGATCGCGCAGGTCGCCTTCGGCGGGGGGACCCCGGTGATCGCGACCCGCACGGGCGGACTGGAGGAAGTGGTGGAGGAGGGGGTGACCGGGCTTCTCGTGCCTCCGGGCGATCCCCCGGCGCTCGCGCGCGCCATCGAGCGCTACTTCGACGAGGGGTTGGCGCCGCGCCTGCGCGAAGGCGTCGCGCAGGCTCGGGGGCGGTTCACGTGGGAGG
- a CDS encoding glycosyltransferase family 2 protein, with translation MAAEPGGLTGAAPAMTGAAGSDLDRGGAPDLTVLIPVYNEADNMEPLLEKLEADLRPLGLRAEILVVDDGSSDGTAERLRALKPRHRGLRAICFRRNYGKSAALSVGFAEARGRSIITMDGDLQDDSAEIGPLLRKLDEGYDLVSGWKQNRQDPISKTIPSKIFNGVTSAMTHVSLHDMNCGLKAYRAEAAKSVRLRGELHRFIPVLAHWNGYTIGELPVVHHKRRHGKTKFGPARFVNGFLDLLSVMFLTTSSTRPLHVFGRMGIGVAMLGFLFTVWAAWPVVLGEPLRLRPSLVLGLVFIVLGIQFLSLGFLGELIAGTRTTEPEYAIRERI, from the coding sequence ATGGCAGCGGAACCCGGCGGACTGACCGGAGCGGCACCGGCGATGACGGGCGCGGCGGGCTCCGACCTCGATCGGGGCGGCGCCCCGGACCTCACCGTGCTCATCCCGGTCTACAACGAAGCCGACAACATGGAGCCGCTCCTCGAGAAGCTCGAGGCGGATCTCCGCCCGCTCGGCCTCCGGGCCGAGATCCTCGTCGTGGACGACGGATCGAGCGACGGCACGGCGGAGCGGCTGCGCGCCCTGAAGCCGCGACACCGCGGGCTGCGCGCCATCTGCTTCCGGCGCAACTACGGCAAGTCCGCGGCGCTGTCGGTCGGCTTCGCCGAAGCGCGAGGCCGCTCCATCATCACCATGGATGGGGACCTTCAGGACGACTCCGCCGAGATCGGGCCGCTCCTCCGGAAGCTGGACGAGGGCTACGACCTGGTGTCGGGGTGGAAGCAGAACCGCCAGGATCCGATCTCGAAGACGATCCCCTCGAAGATCTTCAACGGCGTCACCTCGGCCATGACGCACGTCTCGCTCCATGACATGAACTGCGGGCTCAAGGCCTACCGCGCGGAGGCCGCGAAGTCGGTCCGCCTGCGCGGCGAGCTGCACCGGTTCATCCCGGTGCTCGCCCACTGGAACGGATACACGATCGGGGAGCTGCCCGTCGTCCACCACAAGCGCCGACACGGCAAGACCAAGTTCGGTCCGGCGCGCTTCGTGAACGGATTCCTCGATCTCCTGTCGGTCATGTTCCTCACCACCAGCTCGACGCGTCCGCTCCACGTCTTCGGCCGGATGGGGATCGGCGTGGCGATGCTCGGCTTCCTCTTCACGGTCTGGGCCGCCTGGCCGGTGGTGCTGGGCGAGCCGCTCCGCCTCCGCCCCTCGCTGGTGCTCGGGCTCGTCTTCATCGTGCTCGGGATCCAGTTCCTCTCGCTTGGCTTCCTGGGCGAGCTGATCGCGGGCACCCGCACGACGGAGCCGGAGTACGCGATTCGGGAGCGGATCTAG